A stretch of the Sphingobacterium thalpophilum genome encodes the following:
- a CDS encoding SusC/RagA family TonB-linked outer membrane protein has protein sequence MMKQIRNLILIGIVLLVFCGGKTYAQTNGILLTGKVTEKGTKQPVAGATVVLKDNDNRTIVGTTTDVEGNYSLRTQMKGLKLSVSYTGYKSSAAIVVGDRKTINVQIESTNNVIDEVVISKSKPINDGTGMGISKERNTAAISTISMDELSEMQSVSVDQALQGRLPGVDITTVSGDPGAGMQIRIRGTSSLNGATDPLIVVDGMPYDITIPDDFNFATSDDNAYGQLLNIAPSDIQDISVLKDAAATAVWGSRGANGVLVITTKRGTISAPTLGYTFKGSISKQPESIPLLNGDQYSTLLSEEFYNAGKVFSTTDNAQQFQYDPNNTYIYHNYSNNSNWVDAITQLGYFHDHNLQVRGGGEKARYLASIGYFNQEGTTIGTGLNRLSARINLDYVVSERIGFQSDVSYTHVDNDNLYHSNVRDIAYRKMPNQAIWEYDEYGNLTGNLFNPSSSAQGFYPTTYNPLSMVQNAVGKQLGDILQTRFNIDYKLIPNTLRFVSTMALNIRNNKTKLFLPQLATGRPFTENTVNRASDSDLDEFSLSTNTRLLYTPALGDNHQLTANLSFLTSDYRYTIQGLSSTNTASSYLQDPSVPSRTLTGDAKSVTTQSRSIGALIQANYMLNKKYVFAASLRGDGNSKFGPDNRYGLFPAFSAAWQIGRENFLKDVKAIKDIKLRASWGRSGNAPRRDYTYINVYSTNDYAYLDENGVYSKNIELSDLKWETVTQQNLGMDVEMLDYRLMFGGEIYKNRTTDLMMDNIQIPTYTGYNGLAMNVGTMDNDGWEANFTVVPIRNKKWDVSFTFNIAHNQNVIREISPLYPRENARSSLKNKTFFTYFQENNPYGSFYGFRYLGVYKDQEATIAKDAQGNAIVSPDGETIYMRFNYPTVDYVFQAGDAMYEDINHDGVIDQKDIVYLGNSNPKLTGGFGFNVGYNKRLKLSAFFNYRQGSQIINGTKMNTTDMLGYNNQSTAVLRRWRKDGDVTDIPRALFGTGYNSLGSSRYVEDASFLRLRTVTLKYDFAKEFLQRFHIEGLGAYLTVENIFTLTKYTGQDPDVAVKLKDAFTVLMDNSMTPPLKTVTLGITARF, from the coding sequence ATGATGAAACAGATAAGGAATTTAATTTTAATTGGTATCGTGTTGCTGGTTTTCTGTGGCGGAAAAACATATGCGCAGACCAATGGTATTTTACTGACAGGTAAGGTGACGGAAAAAGGAACAAAACAGCCAGTCGCTGGGGCAACCGTTGTCTTAAAAGATAATGATAACCGCACAATTGTCGGAACGACCACAGATGTTGAGGGCAACTATAGCCTTAGAACTCAAATGAAAGGCTTGAAACTATCGGTCTCCTACACGGGGTATAAATCTTCGGCTGCGATCGTTGTAGGAGATAGGAAAACGATCAATGTGCAGATTGAATCGACAAATAATGTGATTGATGAGGTTGTTATCTCAAAGTCTAAACCCATCAATGACGGAACTGGCATGGGGATTTCGAAGGAACGCAATACAGCCGCTATTTCAACGATTAGCATGGATGAACTTTCCGAAATGCAATCTGTATCTGTCGATCAAGCGTTGCAGGGAAGGCTGCCGGGAGTTGATATCACGACAGTATCGGGCGATCCCGGAGCAGGCATGCAGATCCGGATTCGCGGTACTTCTTCTTTAAATGGGGCAACCGACCCATTAATTGTAGTTGATGGAATGCCTTATGATATTACCATTCCGGACGATTTCAACTTCGCGACTTCTGATGATAATGCCTATGGACAGCTTCTAAATATTGCTCCATCAGATATTCAGGACATCTCGGTATTGAAAGATGCAGCCGCAACCGCTGTTTGGGGATCTCGAGGAGCAAATGGGGTATTGGTTATTACAACGAAACGTGGAACCATAAGCGCTCCTACATTGGGATATACTTTCAAGGGATCTATATCCAAGCAACCTGAATCTATTCCACTATTGAATGGAGATCAGTACTCCACGCTGTTATCCGAAGAATTTTATAATGCAGGTAAGGTCTTTTCAACGACAGACAATGCCCAGCAATTCCAGTACGATCCGAACAATACCTATATTTATCACAATTATAGTAATAATTCCAACTGGGTAGATGCCATTACGCAATTGGGCTATTTTCATGATCATAACCTGCAGGTGCGTGGAGGCGGTGAAAAAGCACGTTATTTAGCTTCAATCGGTTACTTTAATCAAGAAGGAACAACTATTGGAACAGGTCTAAACCGTCTATCTGCCCGGATCAATCTGGATTATGTGGTTTCAGAGCGCATTGGTTTCCAATCTGACGTCTCTTATACCCACGTTGACAATGATAATCTTTATCATTCCAATGTACGGGATATTGCCTATCGCAAGATGCCAAATCAGGCCATTTGGGAATATGATGAATATGGCAACCTAACTGGAAATCTATTTAACCCTTCTTCTTCAGCACAAGGGTTTTATCCTACTACTTATAATCCGCTTTCTATGGTTCAAAATGCGGTCGGTAAACAATTAGGGGACATTCTACAGACACGGTTTAATATAGATTACAAGTTAATCCCGAATACATTGCGATTTGTGAGTACCATGGCATTAAATATTAGAAATAACAAGACCAAACTCTTTCTACCTCAGTTGGCCACAGGTCGGCCTTTTACGGAAAATACGGTGAATAGAGCATCGGATTCCGACTTGGATGAGTTTTCGCTGAGTACAAATACCAGGCTTTTATATACACCTGCATTGGGAGACAACCACCAGCTTACAGCCAATCTATCCTTTTTAACATCAGACTATCGCTATACGATCCAAGGACTGAGTTCGACAAATACGGCATCATCCTATCTGCAGGATCCAAGTGTACCGTCGCGGACCTTAACCGGCGACGCTAAATCTGTAACGACACAATCTCGCTCAATCGGAGCCTTAATCCAGGCGAATTATATGCTCAACAAGAAATATGTTTTTGCCGCAAGTCTGCGTGGTGATGGCAACTCAAAATTTGGTCCTGATAATCGATATGGACTATTTCCTGCTTTTTCTGCCGCTTGGCAGATCGGAAGGGAAAATTTCTTAAAAGATGTAAAAGCCATCAAAGATATCAAGTTAAGGGCGAGCTGGGGCCGTAGCGGTAATGCGCCTCGACGTGATTATACTTATATCAATGTATATAGCACCAATGATTATGCTTATTTGGATGAAAACGGCGTGTATTCAAAAAATATAGAGTTGTCCGACTTAAAATGGGAAACGGTGACACAGCAGAATTTAGGTATGGATGTCGAGATGCTTGACTACCGTTTGATGTTTGGAGGGGAAATCTATAAAAATAGAACAACGGATCTGATGATGGACAATATTCAGATTCCAACCTATACTGGATATAATGGACTGGCTATGAATGTTGGTACAATGGATAATGATGGCTGGGAAGCAAATTTTACCGTGGTGCCCATTCGTAATAAAAAATGGGATGTCAGTTTTACGTTCAATATTGCACACAATCAAAATGTGATCCGCGAGATATCACCACTTTATCCCCGCGAAAATGCCAGATCATCTTTAAAGAATAAAACATTCTTCACCTATTTCCAGGAGAATAATCCTTATGGATCTTTCTATGGGTTTCGCTACTTGGGCGTTTACAAAGATCAGGAAGCCACAATTGCAAAAGACGCACAGGGAAATGCTATTGTGAGTCCCGATGGTGAGACCATCTATATGCGTTTTAATTATCCTACAGTCGATTATGTTTTCCAAGCGGGCGATGCGATGTATGAAGATATCAACCACGATGGTGTAATTGATCAAAAGGATATTGTGTATTTAGGCAATAGCAATCCGAAGCTTACGGGAGGTTTTGGATTTAATGTGGGATATAATAAACGTTTGAAATTAAGTGCCTTCTTTAACTATAGACAAGGGTCTCAAATTATTAATGGAACCAAAATGAATACGACTGATATGCTTGGGTATAATAACCAAAGTACGGCCGTTTTGCGCAGATGGCGAAAGGATGGTGATGTGACGGATATTCCACGTGCCTTATTTGGAACCGGATATAATTCTTTGGGATCAAGCCGATATGTCGAGGATGCTTCATTCTTACGACTTCGTACAGTGACCTTAAAGTATGATTTTGCAAAAGAATTCTTACAGCGGTTTCATATCGAGGGGCTTGGAGCTTATCTGACCGTAGAAAACATATTTACGCTAACGAAGTATACGGGTCAAGATCCTGATGTGGCCGTAAAGTTAAAGGACGCATTTACTGTGTTAATGGATAATTCAATGACACCGCCACTAAAAACAGTTACACTAGGTATTACAGCACGTTTTTAA
- a CDS encoding RagB/SusD family nutrient uptake outer membrane protein — protein sequence MKRTILWSLVAAGSILLNSCNKWLDLQPQDGITRAEFWKTKEDVHAALIGIYSSLNSGPVEQQLFTWGELRADLVGLTSYASDDNRLVKNYNILSTNVIADWSAVYTAINNCNLLIDYAGQAKQADPTFTDAEYNTDLGEALAVRSFLYFYLVRTFRDIPLKLKGTSKDTDIVSVGQSNADEVLKQIEKDLLQALDWVPEYHVSSTVYNAINAGRVTRPAVRAMLADVYLWMEQYDKVEEQTAKILETGRYRLMGVALPEIFDGGTMETIWELSHKNSRENFMYNLAAIARRPYTANVEILNNEIFPSNEGTDIDLFDSRGEGMLYGVSGDIRKYGTESPSYYNFQLYRISDVMLMRAEALAELGRGTEALALLEDLRSNRKAIKATDPNIEATDLEGIILFVFAERARELTFEGKRWFDLLRLAKKDNYANINVLVDLVTKVVDANVRQSAMNKVRDVDSHYLPILETELFKDKQLKQNPFYLK from the coding sequence ATGAAAAGAACAATCTTATGGAGTTTAGTTGCTGCGGGAAGCATTTTACTCAATTCTTGTAATAAATGGCTGGATTTACAGCCGCAGGATGGAATAACCCGTGCAGAATTTTGGAAAACAAAGGAGGATGTCCATGCTGCCTTAATTGGCATCTATTCTTCCCTTAATTCGGGACCTGTTGAACAACAATTGTTCACTTGGGGTGAACTTAGAGCCGATTTAGTTGGGTTGACAAGTTATGCAAGTGACGACAACCGCTTGGTAAAGAATTATAATATTTTAAGCACAAATGTAATCGCGGATTGGAGTGCTGTCTATACCGCAATAAATAATTGTAACCTTTTGATTGATTACGCAGGTCAGGCAAAGCAGGCCGATCCCACTTTTACTGATGCCGAATACAATACCGACTTGGGAGAAGCATTGGCAGTCCGCAGCTTTTTGTATTTCTATTTAGTACGCACTTTTCGGGATATTCCCTTAAAATTAAAAGGCACGTCGAAAGATACAGACATTGTTTCCGTAGGACAATCCAACGCAGATGAGGTGCTCAAGCAAATTGAGAAGGATCTCTTGCAGGCACTGGACTGGGTGCCCGAATATCATGTAAGTAGTACGGTTTATAATGCAATAAATGCGGGCCGGGTAACACGCCCAGCAGTGCGCGCAATGCTGGCCGACGTATATCTATGGATGGAGCAATATGATAAAGTGGAAGAACAAACTGCAAAAATTTTAGAAACTGGTCGGTATCGTTTAATGGGTGTTGCACTGCCTGAAATTTTTGATGGAGGCACTATGGAAACTATTTGGGAGCTAAGCCATAAAAATTCGAGGGAGAATTTCATGTACAATCTGGCGGCGATTGCACGCAGGCCTTATACTGCCAATGTGGAAATCTTGAATAATGAGATCTTTCCCTCCAACGAAGGGACGGATATCGATTTATTCGATAGCCGCGGCGAAGGTATGCTGTATGGCGTGTCTGGAGATATACGAAAATATGGTACAGAATCACCAAGTTACTACAACTTTCAATTGTATCGGATCTCTGACGTCATGTTGATGCGGGCAGAAGCATTGGCGGAGCTAGGGCGAGGGACGGAAGCATTGGCACTTCTTGAGGATTTGCGAAGCAATCGTAAAGCCATAAAAGCTACGGATCCGAATATTGAAGCGACCGATTTGGAAGGAATCATCCTATTCGTCTTCGCCGAGCGTGCACGTGAACTGACTTTCGAAGGTAAACGTTGGTTTGACCTTTTGCGCTTGGCGAAGAAGGATAATTACGCTAACATCAATGTGCTAGTGGACCTTGTGACCAAAGTTGTGGATGCCAACGTACGCCAATCCGCCATGAACAAAGTGCGGGATGTAGACAGCCATTATCTTCCCATTTTGGAAACTGAACTCTTCAAAGACAAACAGTTGAAGCAAAACCCATTTTACCTAAAATAG
- a CDS encoding fasciclin domain-containing protein, translating to MKRNFRKQYWLVETWFVLFVALIFSCQKEKYRISTTDEVNITGYLEAHETDYSLLTEILYRSKTAGYLGAYGTYTLFAPNNESINAWIKDNGRTALSDFTDAQLLDFVKYHVVRDTVGSTRFTDGKIKTASLLGEYLYTDVQNGVYRVNKSAKIIRSNISCGNGIIHSIDKVLVPPAQSLAELIESNPRYSIFARALKETGFYDTLSYQRGQTVEEGKRFQTAIVESDSVLQLQGIKSYADMKAAYSQTGDVKNHKDSLWLYVAYHLSNDIKFLEDIVAANTIYTLAPKEIISTKLLGAQILLNDDVFNGVHEAGAEINRVQSDVLASNGVLHEAKQTFKIKVRQQVPVYFDIATSPELTNALGSTYLNSNKALVANGATIANSFAFNSLTVSTIGTNGYYYYKALETKRPYANGDLLSLSLCANNSARAKWIEFKTPYLVKGRYKVWVCYAQHGDAPEIQATFNPGKGDEQILPNTIILNQNLTASGVSDLANPNADNLMLAQGYKRYMATVGDYNANNITGGLKPKSGSEASLNVGRLAGIINVETTDRHIIRFEAIKDKKCGSNTVYLDMIQFIPADDLEQNYPRFHQISGELFYRPK from the coding sequence ATGAAAAGAAATTTTAGAAAACAATATTGGCTGGTAGAGACATGGTTTGTCCTATTTGTTGCGCTTATATTTTCCTGTCAAAAGGAGAAATATCGAATTTCAACCACAGATGAAGTTAATATTACCGGCTATTTGGAAGCACATGAAACCGATTACTCCTTATTGACCGAAATCTTATACCGTTCGAAAACGGCAGGATATCTTGGTGCGTATGGTACTTACACACTTTTCGCACCTAATAATGAGAGTATTAACGCCTGGATCAAAGACAATGGAAGAACTGCATTGAGTGATTTTACAGATGCACAGCTATTGGATTTTGTCAAATACCATGTGGTTAGGGATACGGTAGGTAGCACGCGTTTTACCGATGGCAAAATCAAAACAGCGAGTTTACTGGGAGAATATTTATACACAGATGTGCAAAATGGGGTTTATCGAGTTAACAAATCTGCAAAAATTATTAGGTCCAATATTAGCTGTGGTAACGGTATTATCCACTCCATCGATAAAGTATTAGTCCCACCGGCACAGAGTCTTGCTGAATTAATTGAGAGCAACCCACGTTATTCCATATTTGCCCGGGCCTTGAAAGAAACCGGATTTTATGATACATTATCTTATCAACGTGGGCAAACTGTCGAAGAGGGTAAACGTTTTCAGACCGCTATTGTTGAGTCCGACTCCGTTCTGCAGCTGCAGGGGATCAAAAGTTATGCAGACATGAAAGCCGCTTATTCACAGACTGGTGATGTAAAAAACCATAAAGATAGTTTATGGTTATATGTAGCCTATCATTTAAGCAACGATATTAAGTTTTTGGAAGATATCGTTGCTGCAAATACGATCTATACGTTGGCACCGAAAGAGATTATTTCGACCAAATTATTAGGTGCACAGATCTTATTGAATGATGATGTGTTTAATGGGGTTCATGAAGCGGGAGCTGAAATCAATAGAGTACAGAGTGATGTGTTGGCATCCAATGGCGTGCTACATGAGGCAAAACAAACCTTTAAGATTAAGGTGCGCCAGCAGGTGCCTGTATATTTTGATATTGCCACTTCTCCGGAGTTGACAAATGCATTGGGAAGCACCTATTTGAACAGTAATAAGGCATTGGTGGCCAATGGTGCGACGATAGCCAATTCTTTTGCTTTCAATAGCTTAACGGTTTCGACCATTGGTACGAATGGATATTACTATTATAAAGCCTTAGAAACGAAGCGCCCTTATGCAAATGGCGACCTCCTGAGCCTTTCACTTTGTGCGAATAATAGTGCGCGGGCAAAATGGATCGAATTTAAGACACCTTATCTCGTAAAAGGCCGGTATAAAGTATGGGTTTGCTATGCCCAACATGGAGATGCGCCTGAGATCCAGGCGACGTTCAATCCCGGAAAAGGGGATGAACAAATCCTGCCCAATACGATCATATTGAATCAAAATCTGACCGCGTCCGGTGTCAGTGACCTCGCGAATCCAAATGCGGACAATCTGATGCTGGCGCAGGGGTACAAGCGTTATATGGCAACAGTAGGCGATTACAATGCGAATAACATTACGGGAGGGCTTAAACCCAAATCCGGTAGTGAAGCTTCATTGAACGTTGGCCGGTTGGCCGGGATTATCAATGTAGAGACGACTGATCGACATATCATCCGTTTTGAAGCGATCAAAGATAAGAAGTGTGGTAGCAATACGGTCTATCTGGATATGATTCAATTTATCCCCGCAGATGATCTCGAACAGAATTATCCTAGATTTCATCAAATTTCAGGTGAACTTTTTTATAGACCAAAATAA
- a CDS encoding fasciclin domain-containing protein has product MKAIIYKIYLVVLGMCLLSACSKNWENHFGGNDADAQRNLYEIVAEHAEFSTFMDLLNKSGYGESLKASKNYTLIVPTNEAIAAVQDQYNFSDTAVIKSFVGYHIINSVYNVNSGADTVKALNFRNKYVEFTQGTFDGVEPIQSNLVASNGLYHVVGRPLKPLQNIFNIVQTLFADTKQVEAVNSFDTVSIEGDIMHYKFSPVWYTEVRRNMTTENKKHTYFVVDDENFETEYTKLRPFYATSYEEGNTNRPDSTTTFFAKKALLRDFIVEGELGTDQLTNNLISIAGTKFSLDPANIISRTKASNGVVYRVKRLEFALADQIKEIKVLGISPVGYKQTDKRSNTFFREKRDNEGNPYNDIEVYDHKVTSFYVKYRATGMNVVKYKVYGRAIMGLAGDPQTAAFIQYVHFFDSKLVSLNEVDLYKRSIVNNLGANDTRMTFDVQPLNHGEVYLGEVTQDQYGNLPLLVMSNGTGPIILEYLRFVPIIQ; this is encoded by the coding sequence ATGAAAGCTATAATTTATAAAATTTACCTGGTCGTATTGGGCATGTGTTTACTGTCTGCTTGTTCCAAAAATTGGGAGAATCATTTTGGTGGAAACGATGCCGATGCCCAAAGAAACCTGTATGAGATTGTTGCAGAACATGCCGAGTTTTCAACTTTTATGGACCTGCTCAATAAATCGGGCTATGGTGAATCGTTGAAAGCGTCGAAAAACTATACCTTGATAGTACCAACCAATGAGGCAATTGCAGCAGTGCAGGATCAATATAATTTCTCCGACACAGCAGTGATCAAGAGTTTTGTGGGCTACCATATTATCAATTCGGTCTATAATGTGAATTCAGGAGCTGATACTGTAAAGGCATTAAACTTTCGTAATAAATATGTGGAGTTTACACAAGGCACATTTGATGGTGTCGAACCTATTCAGAGTAATCTGGTCGCGAGCAATGGACTGTACCATGTGGTAGGTCGCCCCTTAAAGCCTCTTCAGAATATATTTAATATTGTACAAACTCTTTTTGCGGATACTAAACAAGTTGAGGCTGTAAATTCCTTTGATACAGTCTCCATAGAGGGCGATATTATGCATTACAAGTTTAGCCCGGTCTGGTATACGGAGGTCCGTCGCAATATGACGACCGAAAATAAGAAACATACCTATTTCGTGGTGGACGATGAAAATTTTGAGACTGAGTATACAAAGTTAAGACCCTTTTACGCAACATCTTATGAAGAAGGCAACACCAATCGTCCTGACAGTACGACTACTTTTTTTGCTAAAAAGGCTTTATTGCGCGATTTTATTGTGGAGGGAGAATTGGGGACAGATCAACTTACAAATAATCTGATTTCAATAGCGGGAACCAAATTTAGTCTTGACCCAGCAAATATTATCTCGCGGACAAAGGCCAGTAATGGGGTTGTTTATCGTGTGAAGCGACTTGAGTTTGCACTAGCGGATCAGATTAAGGAAATCAAGGTATTGGGAATAAGCCCAGTGGGTTATAAGCAGACGGATAAGCGCTCAAATACCTTTTTCAGGGAAAAGCGCGATAATGAAGGAAACCCTTACAATGATATTGAAGTATATGATCATAAGGTGACTTCCTTTTATGTGAAGTACCGCGCCACAGGGATGAACGTTGTTAAATATAAAGTATACGGACGAGCAATTATGGGACTGGCAGGTGATCCACAGACGGCTGCGTTTATCCAATATGTTCACTTCTTTGATTCGAAACTCGTATCGCTTAATGAGGTTGATTTATACAAACGTTCAATCGTCAATAATCTGGGAGCAAACGATACCCGAATGACATTTGATGTACAGCCGCTCAATCATGGAGAGGTTTACTTAGGGGAGGTGACACAAGACCAATATGGGAATCTGCCTTTGCTTGTTATGAGCAATGGTACTGGCCCCATTATTTTAGAATACCTCCGATTCGTACCGATTATTCAATAA